The following are encoded in a window of Pectinophora gossypiella chromosome 24, ilPecGoss1.1, whole genome shotgun sequence genomic DNA:
- the LOC126377899 gene encoding carbonyl reductase [NADPH] 3-like, which produces MSGITKVAVVTGANKGVGFAIVKGLCEKFDGIVYLTSRDEARGKIACQELEKLGLKPRYHQLDITDENSIKIFKHYMKNEHGFIDILVNNAGILFLKDATEPKVYQAEQTIWVNFFSLAIFCEAMIPLVRDGGRIVNISSSSGHLSRIPSDDLKKRLKSTELSLEGLKALMNEYLEDVRGNKEIEKGWGELPYVVSKNAVNAYTFILHRRLADRGIKATCVHPGYVKTDMTRGGGDRSPEQGAEAPLMLALEQNPIGGRFVWHNGTTVPWDGPDPRVFIDGMDKAKLSW; this is translated from the exons ATGTCCGGAATTACTAAAGTAGCGGTCGTGACCGGGGCGAATAAAGGCGTTGGTTTCGCTATAGTTAAAGGTTTATGTGAGAAATTCGATGGAATTGTGTACCTTACATCACGAGACGAGGCTAGAGGTAAAATAGCTTGCCAAGAACTTGAGAAACTGGGGTTAAAGCCGCGGTATCACCAACTGGACATCACTGATGAGAACAGTATCAAAATCTTCAAGCATTACATGAAAAACGAACACGGTTTCATAGATATTTTAGTTAATAATGCTGGTATATTGTTCCTAAAAGACGCAACGGAGCCGAAAGTTTATCAAGCTGAACAAACTATTTGGGTTAACTTCTTTTCGTTGGCGATATTTTGCGAAGCTATGATACCTTTGGTAAGGGATGGCGGGAGGATTGTAAATATATCAAGCTCGTCAGGACACCTTTCGCGGATACCTTCAGATGATTTAAAAAAGAGGTTAAAGTCTACAGAACTGTCTTTAGAAGGATTGAAGGCATTGATGAACGAATATTTGGAAGATGTGAGGGGAAATAAAGAAATTGAAAAGGGATGGGGAGAATTGCCGTATGTGGTTTCGAAGAACGCTGTCAATGCGTATACTTTCATCCTGCATCGAAGATTGGCAGACAGAG GTATAAAAGCGACGTGCGTCCACCCGGGTTATGTCAAGACGGACATGACTCGCGGCGGAGGGGACCGCTCGCCGGAGCAGGGGGCGGAGGCGCCGCTCATGTTGGCCTTGGAACAGAATCCGATCGGCGGCCGCTTCGTATGGCACAATGGAACTACTGTGCCCTGGGACGGACCCGACCCTCGGGTGTTCATTGACGGAATGGATAAAGCTAAGCTTTCTTGGTGA